One region of Wyeomyia smithii strain HCP4-BCI-WySm-NY-G18 chromosome 3, ASM2978416v1, whole genome shotgun sequence genomic DNA includes:
- the LOC129730631 gene encoding repressor of RNA polymerase III transcription MAF1 homolog, translated as MKLLESTSFEAINNALHIQTGDSTIHGRIESYSCKMAGNDKALYKRFTSEQAPTDLEALSPPQTLQDLSPQFLRSSLSGDEGVTLCDTISRKTLFYLIATLNSAFEPDYDFSDAKSHEFSKEPSLQWVLNSIEGNLSAVAGEQYHKIRTALWSTIEEEILLNDCDIYSYNPDLNSDPFGEPGCLWSFNYFFYNKKMKRIVFFTCRAINSVYADSGFSSDFAMEDDECY; from the exons ATGAAACTACTCGAGAGTACAAGCTTTGAGGCCATCAACAATGCCCTGCATATTCAAACCGGCGACAGCACAATTCATGGCCGAATTGAAAGTTACTCCTGCAAGATGGCAGGCAACGACAAGGCTTTGTACAAACGATTCACCTCCGAGCAGGCACCGACCGATCTAGAGGCTCTGTCTCCACCGCAGACATTGCAGGATCTGTCGCCGCAATTTCTGCGCAGTTCACTTTCAGGGGACGAAGGAGTTACGCTATGCGACACTATATCGCgtaaaacattgttctatttaATAGCAACACTTAATTCGGCTTTCGAGCCAGATTATGACTTCAGCGATGCAAAG AGTCATGAATTCAGTAAGGAACCCTCCCTTCAATGGGTCCTCAATTCAATCGAAGGAAATCTTTCTGCCGTGGCTGGAgaacaatatcataaaattcgcACCGCGCTTTGGTCCACTATTGAAGAGGAGATTTTGTTGAATGACTGCGATATTTACAGCTATAACCCGGACTTAAATTCAGATCCATTCGGAGAGCCCGGATGTTTGTGGTCCTTCAACTATTTCTTCTACAATAAGAAAATGAAGCGCATTGTATTCTTCACCTGCAGAGCAATCAA TTCCGTTTACGCCGACTCTGGATTCAGCAGTGATTTTGCGATGGAAGACGACGAGTGTTATTAA
- the LOC129730091 gene encoding uncharacterized protein LOC129730091, with product MNRSDGDKSLNTEGKKRANKKKSSERYHVVPDSQSSAGSSGMQLFFKWFRKDDVRLHNSSVEQKQVDQVISECPNSVTSVDKPHEETSFDSVSQSQSNEAHSSSPSPSPLIEYQNLSKSSSCDSILSTATDGFAFVPPKCYEVIGDLSQSERVINPGPYTDSYKRRVAQRDRTRELDAKYELTLRRKYNLFSNIRCNTTVSGKDTTLTRDNQKSLYNDLSLPTTSNIAADGITTIGNAGIAYGDIKKHRRTVSDSFKDKKAGAYVHVKGKRKAPPPPSLTLENKVTSSRDHTTSATLPNSKYGTLSPGSTLSRKKRPAPLPPLASASNSISNTSLLEDKEIKAIIEGKPILQTPEIIMPVKSNPLQGICEERTPGGLTEEQKQQLIDNIRKVQAPPDFERPGEINPKSSFMITSDDVMKLEEIFISTNGTRSPIHDYLYTEAVGNSSKCENPASPISPRPWYKRQISGVKHQEVSIPFKKDIVLKTVDKRKNKSKVNPDLPEVGYCRHSLIESANVGSSSPKFNLFSRITEKSEITKNRDRDSEKRKSGIGIPSISELDREAAEIISKENALKHTEHKDMYFSAPEQLVKRNLLIAKHLEQESDNSACEPRSTKELISKFEATSAGVNKISLNTSFVPRKDYFGVDRANTSTPPSSVRHLPQQEITPISNDKNLLGLWPCPYCTLENPNWRIICEACERIKPYDKLSILEEPPLRPNFQLKKAVPEAKPSNQQHSAEEWDKKTERVLKYFVPQANPTVSNGFQNLIEHPKKSFGHAKMLASPKMGVKSLLNRVATEQSVGIIIHSDSVNTSNKFDDEKLNENIMLESPKIEPELPPATSNIYKVTSVEPNSKSVNIDEVRSARIARFSSHQEELKNDNPGAFFDACTPKHIQDMDDTFLEKEKERLREMIRAMNSKALADKYPVLQKPPTSNNSTKIESPLPQRKNGFVSAIPISTKSPKPLRRASPTITRKDTITPKEHSPVAAEPYRLGAVKKTFIKKSNDQKMNKLSECKIINQETNSASVDKVSTIPELVSGAVQDIGYEAMNEQQFEAKCTYHSDESDKQSDKLRQISNQLRSVQGVESFRNTLKYTGSALNKTNTITLNKLLKSLELAIEDGAHDRAAELAMDLAKMKVSLSVTRQSPNRSIASTANTSTEISLRIFIVDKSTRKGPFPITVTTFTTLAELKEQIKRNFGIPAAVQRWICDDRQISVEQKSLVEYGIYDNDRILHLYIVSKETKINMLSTTATSAGKVELQRKCTPATKTVQQHLKDKQTETRTTTVSDSEGDNSDRQNGLQLHDGSNQGAMALPTISEDSTRFINDIQQGWECPLCTLVNPPERPGCSACSEARPVSFAISTCYRNQDPFIPDESKRIAENDCQKSLSVQMRNSRKELRNDLNRVSSSRKSSDIFNILLDETKAFESQNKASQAKPNTADLLTTRHMQIPEQKNIVMTAFTSPNITRNKYRGVDNFNPNSYNVGSTVGQKLDSPVISTASPIVRAVLLKSDKAVKFGRNGLVVPENENDFTNHYMELVNLDSADLIANVEPFECPICFESFKAFEGIVLRDCLHSFCKQCLVNTINYSEEAEIRCPFMNKVYSCESVIQQREIKALVSKDMYEAHLAKSIRQAENMLENTFHCKTPNCRGWCIYEDNVNQFKCPVCTIVNCLTCRAIHDGLDCKQYQDRMNSDCDTNTDSKRTKAMLQEMVDKGNALMCPTCQVVMMKKWGCDWLKCSMCKTEICWVTRGPRWGPGGKGDISGGCRCGVDGKKCHPECNYCH from the exons ATGAACAGATCCGATGGCGATAAATCATTGAATACCGAGGGCAAGAAACgtgcgaataaaaaaaaatcatctgag cGTTATCATGTTGTTCCCGACTCGCAATCTTCTGCCGGTAGTAGTGGGATGCAATTATTTTTTAAGTGGTTTCGTAAGGATGACGTACGCCTTCATAACAGTTCAGTCGAGCAGAAACAAGTAGATCAAGTTATTTCAGAATGTCCAAATTCTGTTACTAGTGTAGACAAACCTCATGAGGAAACTTCGTTCGATAGTGTCAGCCAAAGTCAGAGCAATGAAGCACACAGTTCTTCACCTAGTCCTAGCCCTTTAATAGAATATCAGAATTTATCGAAAAGTTCAAGCTGTGATAGTATACTGAGCACAGCTACTGACGGATTTGCATTTGTACCCCCGAAATGTTATGAAGTGATCGGAGACCTATCGCAATCAGAACGCGTAATCAATCCAGGTCCCTACACTGACAGCTACAAACGACGAGTAGCTCAACGCGATCGCACACGTGAACTAGACGCGAAATATGAATTAACATTACGCAGAAAGTATAACTTGTTCTCTAATATACGCTGCAATACTACGGTAAGCGGAAAAGATACTACCCTCACCAGGGACAATCAGAAGTCTTTATACAATGATCTCAGTTTACCAACTACGTCAAATATCGCTGCTGATGGAATAACTACAATCGGTAACGCAGGGATAGCTTATGGCGATATTAAAAAACATAGAAGGACAGTAAGTGATAGTTTTAAGGACAAAAAAGCAGGGGCATATGTTCATGTTAAAGGAAAAAGAAAAGCTCCTCCACCGCCATCATTGACTCTGGAAAATAAGGTAACATCATCTAGAGACCATACAACCAGTGCGACTCTTCCGAACTCAAAGTATGGAACTCTTTCTCCTGGATCTACGTTATCGCGAAAAAAGAGACCTGCTCCGTTGCCCCCGCTAGCTTCAGCAAGTAATTCAATTTCAAATACAAGCCTTCTTGAGGATAAAGAAATCAAAGCCATAATAGAGGGTAAACCTATTTTACAAACTCCGGAAATAATCATGCCGGTAAAGTCAAACCCACTACAGGGAATATGCGAAGAAAGAACTCCAGGGGGGTTAACAGAAGAACAAAAACAACAACTTATTGATAATATCCGGAAAGTACAAGCTCCACCAGATTTTGAGCGCCCGGGAGAAATAAACCCAAAGTCTTCATTTATGATTACCAGTGATGATGTTATGAAATTGGAAGAGATATTTATATCCACTAATGGAACACGATCTCCGATTCACGATTATTTATACACAGAAGCGGTCGGTAATAGCAGCAAATGCGAAAATCCTGCTTCACCTATTTCACCAAGGCCCTGGTATAAGCGACAGATCTCAGGTGTGAAGCATCAGGAGGTATCAATACCGTTTAAAAAAGATATTGTTTTGAAAACAGTCGATAAACGGAAAAATAAAAGTAAGGTCAACCCAGATCTTCCAGAGGTGGGATATTGTCGACATTCGCTTATCGAATCTGCTAATGTTGGTAGTAGTTCCCCTAAATTCAATTTGTTCTCCAGAATTActgaaaaatcagaaatcactAAAAATCGGGATAGAGATAGTGAAAAACGTAAGTCTGGAATTGGTATACCTAGTATAAGTGAGCTAGATCGGGAAGCGGCAGAAATAATTAGTAAGGAAAATGCACTGAAACATACGGAGCATAAAGATATGTATTTTTCCGCCCCGGAACAGTTAGTAAAGCGTAACCTGTTGATTGCTAAACACCTCGAGCAAGAGTCGGATAACTCAGCTTGTGAACCAAGATCTACGAAAGAGCTTATATCGAAATTCGAAGCTACTTCTGCTGGCGTGAACAAGATATCCTTGAACACCTCGTTTGTTCCCAGAAAGGATTATTTTGGAGTTGACCGAGCTAATACTTCTACTCCGCCATCATCTGTGAGACATCTGCCTCAGCAAGAAATAACTCCTATTAGCAACGATAAAAATCTTCTTGGCTTATGGCCATGCCCTTATTGTACCCTGGAAAATCCCAATTGGAGGATAATTTGTGAGGCATGTGAAAGAATCAAACCCTACGATAAGCTGAGTATATTAGAGGAGCCACCATTAAGGCCGAATTTCCAACTCAAAAAAGCTGTTCCCGAGGCAAAACCATCAAATCAACAACATTCTGCTGAAGAATGGGATAAGAAGACTGAAAGAGTGTTAAAATACTTTGTGCCTCAGGCAAATCCAACAGTTTCTAAtggttttcaaaatttgattGAACATCCCAAAAAATCATTTGGGCATGCCAAGATGCTAGCGTCACCTAAAATGGGAGTTAAAAGTCTTTTGAATCGAGTAGCAACCGAACAATCTGTTGGAATCATAATACACAGTGATTCGGTTAACACTTCCAATAAATTTGATGACGAGAAATTAAACGAAAATATTATGCTTGAATCTCCAAAAATAGAGCCAGAACTTCCACCTGCTACATCGAATATATATAAAGTAACATCAGTTGAACCAAATTCTAAATCTGTTAACATAGACGAAGTTAGAAGTGCTAGAATAGCTAGATTTAGCTCACACCAAGAAGAGCTGAAAAATGATAACCCCGGTGCATTTTTTGACGCATGTACTCCGAAACACATACAAGATATGGATGATACCTTTTTGGAAAAGGAGAAAGAAAGATTACGCGAAATGATTCGCGCGATGAACTCAAAAGCACTTGCAGATAAGTACCCAGTTCTTCAGAAACCACCTACCAGTAATAACTCGACAAAAATCGAATCTCCTTTGCCGCAACGGAAAAATGGGTTTGTTTCAGCTATTCCAATTAGTACTAAAAGTCCTAAACCATTGCGGAGGGCTAGCCCAACCATTACCCGGAAGGACACTATTACTCCCAAAGAACATTCACCGGTTGCAGCAGAACCTTATAGATTGGGGGCAGTTAAAAAGACATTCATCAAAAAATCTAATGACCAGAAAATGAACAAACTAAGCGAGTGTAAGATAATCAACCAGGAAACGAACTCAGCATCAGTTGACAAAGTTTCCACAATTCCTGAGCTGGTATCCGGTGCGGTGCAAGATATTGGCTATGAAGCAATGAACGAACAACAGTTCGAAGCTAAGTGCACTTACCACAGTGATGAATCAGACAAACAATCTGATAAGCTGCGCCAAATATCGAATCAACTTCGTTCAGTGCAAGGTGTAGAGAGTTTCAGAAACACTTTGAAGTATACTGGTTCGGCATTGAATAAGACTAACACCATAACGCTGAATAAACTACTAAAGAGTTTGGAACTTGCTATTGAAGACGGAGCACACGATCGAGCTGCGGAGCTAGCAATGGACTTAGCGAAGATGAAAGTGTCTCTATCTGTTACGCGCCAAAGTCCAAATAGATCTATTGCCAGTACAGCAAACACATCAACGGAAATAAG TCTTCGTATCTTCATTGTTGATAAATCCACTCGCAAAGGACCGTTTCCAATCACAGTTACAACATTTACGACTTTGGCTGAATTGAAGGAGCAAATAAAACGGAACTTTGGAATACCTGCCGCTGTACAGCGATGGATTTGTGATGATCGGCAGATTTCAGTAGAACAGAAGAGTTTAGTAGAGTACGGTATATATGACAATGATAGAATTTTGCATCTCTACATCGTTTCTaaggaaacgaaaataaacatgCTGTCAACAACGGCAACATCTGCCGGTAAAGTAGAACTCCAGCGAAAATGTACACCAGCGACAAAAACTGTACAACAGCACTTAAAGGATAAGCAGACCGAAACGAGGACAACCACCGTATCTGACTCAGAGGGCGATAACTCTGATCGACAGAATGGCCTGCAGCTACATGACGGGTCCAACCAAG GAGCAATGGCATTACCAACCATATCAGAAGATTCAACTCGGTTTATAAACGACATTCAACAGGGATGGGAATGTCCTCTATGTACGCTTGTCAATCCACCAGAACGCCCAGGATGTAGTGCGTGCTCCGAAGCCAGGCCGGTATCTTTCGCGATATCGACTTGTTACAGGAACCAAGATCCTTTTATCCCAGATGAATCGAAACGAATTGCAGAAAATGATTGTCAAAAATCACTAAGCGTTCAAATGAGAAACTCTCGGAAGGAATTACGAAATGATCTTAACCGGGTTTCAAGCAGCCGAAAATCTTCCGATATTTTCAACATACTTCTGGATGAAACCAAAGCCTTCGAATCACAAAATAAAGCCAGTCAAGCGAAGCCAAATACTGCAGATCTCTTAACGACAAGACATATGCAAATTCCTGAACAAAAGAATATAGTTATGACAGCTTTCACTAGTCCAAATATAACACGAAATAAATATCGAGGAGTAGATAACTTTAACCCCAACTCATATAACGTGGGGTCCACGGTAGGGCAGAAGTTGGACAGCCCCGTAATTTCTACCGCTAGTCCTATAGTAAGAGCAGTATTGCTTAAAAGCGATAAAGCAGTAAAGTTTGGAAGGAATGGCTTGGTAGTGCCTGAAAATGAGAACGATTTCACAAACCATTACATGGAACTAGTTAATCTGGATTCGGCTGACCTAATCGCAAACGTGGAGCCATTTGAATGTCCTATATGTTTTGAAAGTTTTAAAGCGTTTGAGGGGATTGTACTGCGTGACTGTCTTCACTCGTTCTGCAAACAGTGCTTAGTCAATACAATCAATTACAGTGAAGAAGCAGAAATTAGATGCCCATTTATGAATAAGGTCTACAGTTGCGAAAGTGTTATACag CAAAGAGAGATCAAAGCATTGGTTTCGAAGGATATGTATGAAGCACATCTAGCTAAATCGATCCGACAAGCAGAAAATATGCTAGAAAATACTTTTCATTGTAAGACGCCTAATTGTCGTGGATGGTGCATATACGAAGACAACGTTAATCAGTTCAAATGTCCAGTTTGCACAATAGTGAACTGTCTCACGTGCAGG GCAATTCATGATGGACTTGACTGTAAACAATATCAAGATCGAATGAATAGCGACTGTGATACAAACACCGATTCGAAACGAACGAAAGCTATGCTCCAGGAAATGGTAGATAAGGGTAATGCCTTAATGTGCCCTACGTGCCAG GTTGTTATGATGAAAAAGTGGGGATGTGATTGGTTAAAATGCAGCATGTGCAAAACGGAAATATGTTGGGTAACGCGCGGGCCACGCTGGGGTCCTGGCGGAAAAGGCGATATTAGCGGTGGGTGTCGCTGCGGCGTTGATGGAAAAAAGTGCCATCCAGAATGCAATTACTGCCATTAG
- the LOC129730788 gene encoding ranBP-type and C3HC4-type zinc finger-containing protein 1-like, whose amino-acid sequence MEEISNNNQYQELLELTNHKGVFPNNAENECFICSNITPPGEGVILKSCLHTFCKKCVQESLLKTATVACPYPYGKFECEGIISDSEVEAILSKDQHHNFLERLFASIDIQETTNVYEDLNLLVTLTDASVVPNQTPFECPVCYIPIGAFEGVILRECFHAFCRECLAETVKHADDAEVQCPFQENGNSCKSVIEDREIKQLLNEKDYNLYLDRSLKRVESLASNAFHCKTPDCTGWCFLEDDVSVFQCPVCVAENCLRCKAIHRGLSCEEYSDGNYENQQSEITKKNLIAAREAMPCPKCKILITKNGGCDAIICHMCKTNICWVTRGPRWGPGGVGDTSGGCRCNINGRKCHPCCTNCH is encoded by the exons ATGGAAGag ATCTCGAACAACAACCAGTATCAGGAGTTACTTGAGTTGACGAACCATAAAGGCGTTTTTCCTAATAATGCCGAAAATGAATGTTTTATTTGCAGTAATATAACTCCTCCCGGCGAGGGTGTTATCCTTAAAAGCTGTTTACACACTTTTTGCAAAAAATGTGTACAAGAATCATTGCTGAAAACAGCAACCGTGGCATGTCCCTATCCCTACGGGAAATTCGAATGCGAAGGAATAATTTCCGATAGTGAAGTGGAAGCaattttgtcaaaagaccaGCATCATAATTTTTTGGAGCGCCTCTTTGCTTCCATTGATATCCAAGAAACAACCAATGTATACGAAGATCTAAACTTACTGGTGACATTAACGGATGCGTCGGTAGTACCAAATCAAACTCCTTTTGAATGTCCGGTATGTTATATACCAATTGGCGCATTTGAAGGAGTTATTTTACGAGAATGTTTTCACGCATTTTGTCGGGAATGTTTAGCTGAAACAGTAAAGCATGCAGATGATGCGGAAGTGCAATGCCCATTCCAGGAGAATGGCAATTCTTGTAAAAGTGTTATTGAAGACCGGGAAATCAAACAGTTATTAAACGAAAAAGACTATAACCTTTACCTAGACCGCTCACTAAAAAGGGTTGAAAGTTTGGCCAGCAATGCATTTCATTGTAAAACACCAGATTGCACGGGGTGGTGTTTTCTGGAAGACGACGTATCTGTTTTCCAATGTCCAGTTTGCGTCGCTGAAAACTGTTTACGCTGCAAG GCAATTCACCGAGGACTGAGCTGTGAGGAGTATAGCGATGGCAACTATGAAAACCAGCAGTCGGAgataactaaaaaaaatttaattgcggCCAGAGAAGCAATGCCTTGCCCGAagtgcaaaattttgattacAAAAAATGGTGGATGCGACGCTATAATATGTCACATGTGCAAAACGAATATCTGTTGGGTTACAAGAGGACCACGTTGGGGGCCGGGTGGTGTTGGTGACACATCTGGTGGATGCAGATGCAACATAAATGGTAGGAAATGCCACCCATGCTGTACAAATTGTCATTAG